One genomic segment of Mytilus trossulus isolate FHL-02 chromosome 4, PNRI_Mtr1.1.1.hap1, whole genome shotgun sequence includes these proteins:
- the LOC134714525 gene encoding probable basic-leucine zipper transcription factor D isoform X2 has protein sequence MEVDANLHVLDLLFDDQEGVLSKEFDNPHVPPLDFSDLDLFSGDLLESALNEANINNFDFLDPPELENKTKDIYSDHDYYAQKSPSNSDSGISMSSSGHAYSPQSVSSDQQYSPRSTDQQQSPQSGEMSGSPRSQSNLIPDMMEINCDVGQAGIIQQNNVLSLEDLDMKDINIDGIDPSLLMNATDEDFLKEICSTNALNQETSINFGLDSPLNEVTSTTATVDSSQVIRVIKVTSCDTLPFTMKDINTSTSSKIPELKLTDEELDLLAKEGVVLPTDMPLTKEEERVLKAVRRKIRNKISAKESRKRKMGYVEGLEKRVKMCTSENANLKKKVDGLEQQNQTLLQQLKKLQTFLVSKTSKPQTSTCVMVLLLSFAFIIVPTFNPFKSFDSLTGVRNVPIPGKSRSLLHDGDSGFDTDNDDNPYGLTVKPGPPFEIPPKTPAIPIPPNTHIDTIVDEDILYHSKSADDNETDINHINVKLSNNNVNQEQIQVDFNNEKTVEQFDSGESDTKSHSKNGDL, from the exons ATGGAAGTGGACGCCAATTTGCATGTGCTTGACCTGTTGTTTGATGACCAAGAAGGTGTACTGTCGAAAGAGTTCGACAATCCACATGTGCCACCATTGGACTTT TCTGACCTTGACTTATTTTCTGGAGATCTTTTGGAATCTGCCTTAAATGAAGCCAACATTAACAACTTTGATTTCCTTGACCCACcagaattagaaaataaaacaaaagacatttattcAGATCATGATTATTATGCTCAAAAATCACCATCAAACAGTGACAGCGGGATATCAATGAGCTCAAGTGGTCATGCTTATTCCCCACAGAGTGTGTCGTCTGACCAACAGTATAGTCCAAGATCAACAGACCAGCAACAAAGCCCACAGTCAGGAGAAATGTCAGGATCCCCAAGGAGTCAATCAAACTTAATTCCTGATATGATGGAAATCAATTGTGATGTTGGACAAGCTGGTATCATTCAACAAAATAATGTACTGTCACTTGAGGATTTAGACATGAAAGACATTAATATTGATGGAATTGATCCTAGTTTATTGATGAATGCAACTGATGAAGATTTCCTCAAAGAAATTTGTAGTACAAATGCTCTAAATCAGGAAACATCAATTAATTTTG GTTTAGACAGTCCACTGAATGAAGTCACCAGTACAACAGCCACTGTTGATTCTAGTCAAGTTATTCGTGTCATCAAAGTTACATCGTGTGATACATTACCATTTACCATGAAAGATATTAACACATCAACATCATCAAAg ATTCCAGAATTAAAGCTGACAGATGAAGAATTAGACTTACTGGCTAAAGAGGGTGTTGTTCTCCCAACAGATATGCCGCTGACAAAGGAAGAAGAAAGAGTCCTTAAAGCAGTTAGAcgcaaaataagaaataag ATATCTGCAAAAGAAAGTAGAAAGAGAAAGATGGGTTATGTGGAGGGGTTGGAGAAACGAGTCAAAATGTGTACATCAGAAAATGCTAACTTGAAGAAAAAGGTGGATGGCTTAGAACAACAAAATCA AACATTGCTGCAGCAGTTAAagaaattacaaacatttttagtTTCCAAGACATCCAAACCACAGACATCAACATGTGTTATG GTACTACTGTTATCATTTGCTTTTATCATTGTACCAACCTTTAATCCATTCAAAAGCTTTGATTCCCTGACAGGAGTAAGGAATGTTCCAATTCCAG GAAAATCCAGAAGTTTGCTTCACGATGGAGACAGTGGATTTGATACAGATAATGATGACAATCCTTATGGTCTAACAGTTAAACCAGGTCCTCCGTTTGAAATACCGCCAAAAACACCAGCAATTCCTATTCCGCCGAATACACACATTGATACCATCGTGGATGAAGACATTTTATATCATTCTAAATCAGCAGACGACAATGAAACAGACATCAATCATATTAATGTGAAATTAAGTAACAATAATGTCAATCAGGAACAAATTCAGGTGGACTTTAATAACGAGAAAACAGTGGAACAATTTGATAGTGGCGAAAGTGACACAAAAAGTCACAGCAAAAATGGAGatttatga
- the LOC134714525 gene encoding cyclic AMP-responsive element-binding protein 3-like protein 1 isoform X1, translating to MDMDILAGDDVDLFDAIPFPLLDEDFTLIKYNDRNHSDSEEDAVSDDWSDIFQESDLDLFSGDLLESALNEANINNFDFLDPPELENKTKDIYSDHDYYAQKSPSNSDSGISMSSSGHAYSPQSVSSDQQYSPRSTDQQQSPQSGEMSGSPRSQSNLIPDMMEINCDVGQAGIIQQNNVLSLEDLDMKDINIDGIDPSLLMNATDEDFLKEICSTNALNQETSINFGLDSPLNEVTSTTATVDSSQVIRVIKVTSCDTLPFTMKDINTSTSSKIPELKLTDEELDLLAKEGVVLPTDMPLTKEEERVLKAVRRKIRNKISAKESRKRKMGYVEGLEKRVKMCTSENANLKKKVDGLEQQNQTLLQQLKKLQTFLVSKTSKPQTSTCVMVLLLSFAFIIVPTFNPFKSFDSLTGVRNVPIPGKSRSLLHDGDSGFDTDNDDNPYGLTVKPGPPFEIPPKTPAIPIPPNTHIDTIVDEDILYHSKSADDNETDINHINVKLSNNNVNQEQIQVDFNNEKTVEQFDSGESDTKSHSKNGDL from the exons ATGGATATGGATATACTAGCAGGTGATgatgttgatttatttgatgCCATACCTTTCCCTCTTTTGGATGAAGATTTTACACTAATCAAGTACAATGATAGAAATCATTCAGATTCTGAAGAAGATGCTGTTAGTGATGACTGGAGTGATATATTTCAAGAG TCTGACCTTGACTTATTTTCTGGAGATCTTTTGGAATCTGCCTTAAATGAAGCCAACATTAACAACTTTGATTTCCTTGACCCACcagaattagaaaataaaacaaaagacatttattcAGATCATGATTATTATGCTCAAAAATCACCATCAAACAGTGACAGCGGGATATCAATGAGCTCAAGTGGTCATGCTTATTCCCCACAGAGTGTGTCGTCTGACCAACAGTATAGTCCAAGATCAACAGACCAGCAACAAAGCCCACAGTCAGGAGAAATGTCAGGATCCCCAAGGAGTCAATCAAACTTAATTCCTGATATGATGGAAATCAATTGTGATGTTGGACAAGCTGGTATCATTCAACAAAATAATGTACTGTCACTTGAGGATTTAGACATGAAAGACATTAATATTGATGGAATTGATCCTAGTTTATTGATGAATGCAACTGATGAAGATTTCCTCAAAGAAATTTGTAGTACAAATGCTCTAAATCAGGAAACATCAATTAATTTTG GTTTAGACAGTCCACTGAATGAAGTCACCAGTACAACAGCCACTGTTGATTCTAGTCAAGTTATTCGTGTCATCAAAGTTACATCGTGTGATACATTACCATTTACCATGAAAGATATTAACACATCAACATCATCAAAg ATTCCAGAATTAAAGCTGACAGATGAAGAATTAGACTTACTGGCTAAAGAGGGTGTTGTTCTCCCAACAGATATGCCGCTGACAAAGGAAGAAGAAAGAGTCCTTAAAGCAGTTAGAcgcaaaataagaaataag ATATCTGCAAAAGAAAGTAGAAAGAGAAAGATGGGTTATGTGGAGGGGTTGGAGAAACGAGTCAAAATGTGTACATCAGAAAATGCTAACTTGAAGAAAAAGGTGGATGGCTTAGAACAACAAAATCA AACATTGCTGCAGCAGTTAAagaaattacaaacatttttagtTTCCAAGACATCCAAACCACAGACATCAACATGTGTTATG GTACTACTGTTATCATTTGCTTTTATCATTGTACCAACCTTTAATCCATTCAAAAGCTTTGATTCCCTGACAGGAGTAAGGAATGTTCCAATTCCAG GAAAATCCAGAAGTTTGCTTCACGATGGAGACAGTGGATTTGATACAGATAATGATGACAATCCTTATGGTCTAACAGTTAAACCAGGTCCTCCGTTTGAAATACCGCCAAAAACACCAGCAATTCCTATTCCGCCGAATACACACATTGATACCATCGTGGATGAAGACATTTTATATCATTCTAAATCAGCAGACGACAATGAAACAGACATCAATCATATTAATGTGAAATTAAGTAACAATAATGTCAATCAGGAACAAATTCAGGTGGACTTTAATAACGAGAAAACAGTGGAACAATTTGATAGTGGCGAAAGTGACACAAAAAGTCACAGCAAAAATGGAGatttatga
- the LOC134713689 gene encoding uncharacterized protein LOC134713689 — protein sequence MEATDVVMTIYIPRMYGIGYVFDGMFDKKTVKQCEKKIKEMEKEIKKHNQIYKKLQDQQKVCWLADRKVTYKMDTSKKINDYIGEHLNAHEERATRIAMNKVQKHLQ from the exons atggaGGCTACAGATGTCGTAATGACCATATATATTCCAAGAATGTACGGAATAGGTTATGTTTTCGATGGAAT GTTTGACAAGAAGACTGTCAAGCAATGcgaaaagaaaattaaagaaatggaAAAGGAGATTAAAAAACACAATCAAATTTACAAGAAATTGCAGGATCAGCAAAAG GTGTGTTGGCTTGCCGACAGAAAAGTTACATACAAGATGGATACTTCAAAGAAGATAAATGATTACATCGGAGAGCATTTAAATGCACATGAAGAACGCGCAACACGAATAGCTATGAATAAGGTTCAGAAACACCTTCAATAA
- the LOC134713690 gene encoding glycine, alanine and asparagine-rich protein-like, which translates to MILVVTLIFASAAGVLASGKGGISSGVSGAISGFPSGFLSNVGIVDGRFGVGSNGQRLAAALGGTVAGTAAGLASALSGGLASSLGGAGGFSGTVGGNFRGRFGPGVSATGPGLSGFGTGVSGFGPGSSASSSDISGTGQAVSGLFTSGFGPRTSGFVTGRDDTTSRAGFINISYQAYIGLISYISALERTLAFNTGARIGFGGSQSGSGFSGIVSGPGGQGTISTFGPSSFGSSPSGDLSINRPAGQIVASFQPRGFVSSPSGDLPVSRPSGQTVASFHPSGFVSSPSSDLSVSRPSGQIFASFQPRGFVSSSIGDLSVSRPAGQIVASFQPNGFVSSPSGDLSVSRPSGRLVASFQPSGFDISPSGDLSVGGPAGQVNVPIQSTGFAGRTSDSTSASLQGSFGTDGSRTFGPVWRFGVNGVRGVADRSGVRITSGRGVPTTDGSGFSVTDGSGVRVTDGSGVRITDGSGFRTTDGRGFRITGRSGVRTTDGSGFRITHGSGVGITGRSGLRVKSGGSTY; encoded by the exons ATGATTTTGGTTGTCACCCTCATTTTCGCCAGTGCAGCTGGAGTTTTGGCAAGCGGGAAAGGAg GAATTAGTTCTGGTGTAAGTGGTGCCATATCTGGTTTCCCAAGTGGATTTCTTAGTAATGTTGGAATTGTAGATGGGAGATTCGGTGTTGGTTCAAATGGACAAAGATTAGCTGCAGCATTAGGTGGAACTGTCGCAGGAACTGCAGCCGGACTAGCATCTGCTCTTAGTGGAGGATTAGCTTCATCTCTTGGCGGAGCAGGAGGATTTTCTGGAACAGTGGGAGGCAATTTCAGAGGCCGATTTGGACCTGGTGTGAGTGCAACTGGTCCAGGTTTGAGTGGATTTGGTACTGGTGTGAGTGGATTTGGTCCGGGTTCGAGTGCATCTAGCTCCGATATTAGTGGAACTGGCCAAGCAGTCAGTGGGCTATTCACAAGTGGATTTGGTCCTCGTACTAGCGGATTTGTCACCGGACGAGATGACACAACCAGTAGAGCAGGTTTCATCAACATAAGTTACCAGGCATACATCGGATTGATCTCTTATATTTCCGCCCTCGAAAGAACCCTTGCTTTTAATACAGGTGCAAGAATCGGATTTGGAGGAAGCCAGTCTGGAAGTGGATTCTCAGGGATAGTATCTGGACCAGGAGGTCAAGGTACTATATCAACTTTCGGTCCAAGTAGCTTTGGAAGTAGTCCTAGTGGCGATCTGTCAATAAACCGCCCTGCAGGCCAAATTGTTGCATCTTTCCAACCAAGAGGCTTTGTAAGCAGTCCAAGTGGCGATCTGCCAGTTAGCCGCCCTTCAGGCCAAACTGTTGCATCTTTCCATCCAAGTGGCTTTGTCAGCAGTCCAAGTAGCGATCTGTCAGTGAGCCGCCCTTCAGGCCAAATTTTTGCATCTTTCCAACCAAGAGGATTTGTCAGCAGTTCAATTGGTGATCTGTCAGTTAGCCGCCCTGCAGGCCAAATTGTTGCATCTTTCCAACCAAATGGCTTTGTCAGCAGTCCAAGTGGCGATCTGTCAGTAAGCCGCCCTTCAGGCCGACTTGTTGCATCTTTCCAACCAAGTGGCTTTGATATTAGTCCAAGTGGCGATTTGTCAGTAGGTGGTCCTGCAGGTCAAGTTAATGTACCTATCCAGTCAACAGGTTTTGCTGGTAGAACAAGTGATTCTACCTCAGCAAGTTTGCAGGGGAGTTTTGGAACAGATGGCTCTAGGACATTTGGACCAGTTTGGAGATTTGGAGTGAATGGTGTCAGAGGTGTTGCAG aTCGTAGCGGAGTTAGAATTACAAGCGGAAGAGGAGTTCCAACCACAGACGGAAGTGGATTCAGTGTCACAGACGGAAGTGGAGTCAGAGTTACAGACGGAAGTGGAGTCAGAATCACAGACGGAAGTGGATTTAGAACCACAGACGGAAGAGGATTCAGAATCACAGGAAGAAGTGGAGTCAGAACCACAGACGGAAGTGGATTTAGAATCACTCACGGAAGTGGAGTTGGAATAACAGGGAGAAGTGGATTAAGAGTTAAATCTGGTGGAA GTACCTATTAA